One genomic region from Candidatus Poribacteria bacterium encodes:
- the dusB gene encoding tRNA dihydrouridine synthase DusB, with protein MLTIGNLNIPDFPLLLAPMEDVSDPPFRAVCKENGADLMYTEFISSEALIRDAAPSVAKLDIFEAERPIGIQIFGHDIDSMRVSVEITEKVQPDIIDINYGCPVKKVTCKGAGAGILQDIPKMVKMTAEMVKATQLPVTVKTRLGWDDKTKYIVEVAERLQDVGIQAIAIHGRTRRQMYKGEADWTLIGRIKDNPRMTIPVFGNGDVDSPQKAAEMRQQYGVDGIMIGRAAIGYPWIFNEIKHYFATAESLPPPSIDERIKVFRKHLDFSIKWKGLKLGLVEMRRHYSNYFKGIPHVKPFRYRLVTCDSYDGVLGIVSELRTHALMLGFS; from the coding sequence ATGTTAACAATCGGCAACCTCAATATCCCAGACTTTCCACTGTTGCTCGCACCGATGGAAGATGTGAGCGATCCGCCTTTCCGCGCCGTCTGCAAGGAAAACGGTGCGGATCTCATGTACACCGAATTCATCTCCTCCGAAGCACTTATTCGGGACGCGGCACCAAGTGTTGCCAAATTGGATATTTTTGAAGCGGAAAGACCCATCGGCATCCAAATCTTTGGGCACGACATCGACTCCATGCGCGTCTCTGTCGAGATCACCGAAAAGGTCCAACCTGACATCATCGACATTAACTATGGGTGTCCTGTCAAGAAGGTTACATGCAAAGGGGCAGGTGCCGGTATCCTACAAGACATACCGAAGATGGTGAAAATGACTGCCGAAATGGTCAAAGCCACGCAGTTGCCTGTCACCGTCAAAACCCGTCTCGGATGGGACGATAAAACAAAATACATTGTTGAAGTCGCCGAGCGGCTACAGGATGTCGGTATTCAAGCAATCGCTATTCACGGCAGAACCCGCCGACAGATGTATAAAGGAGAGGCCGATTGGACGCTCATCGGTAGGATTAAAGATAACCCGCGTATGACGATCCCTGTCTTCGGCAACGGTGATGTCGATAGTCCGCAAAAAGCGGCAGAGATGCGGCAGCAATACGGTGTTGACGGCATTATGATTGGGCGCGCCGCGATCGGTTATCCGTGGATTTTCAACGAGATAAAACACTATTTCGCAACCGCGGAATCGCTCCCACCGCCCTCTATAGATGAACGCATCAAGGTTTTTAGAAAACATCTCGATTTTTCCATTAAATGGAAAGGATTAAAACTCGGTCTCGTTGAGATGCGTCGGCACTATAGCAACTATTTTAAGGGCATCCCGCACGTCAAACCCTTTCGCTATCGCCTGGTTACATGTGATAGTTACGACGGTGTTTTAGGCATTGTATCGGAACTCCGGACGCATGCCCTAATGTTAGGGTTCTCGTAG
- a CDS encoding N-6 DNA methylase, which produces MPKLNLKPNHKAIRDYYATLQQYEHQGITHEGAVSSPFDTLLQSCAKQINATLVPQYPMRARKGNRIVIDGAILDEYGLPLGYWEAKDIDDDLAKAVQEKQNVGYPLDNILFQTPQRAILCQNGQEVLDVDITEPAHLIDTLQYLFSYAPPALDNWQTAVSDFREHVPDLASKLKELIEQRYETDPAFKKAFSDFYEICRTAINPELSQDAVEEMLIQHILTERIFRTVFNNSAFTRRNIIAREIENVVDELIRQAFSREEFLKPLDRFYVAIEQAAMLCKDFTQKQHFLNTFYEKFFQGFSEDVADTHGIVYTPQPIVDFMVNSVAHILETEFGRSLSDTGVHIIDPFVGTGNFIVRLMQDIQGTALEEKYRHELHCNEVMLLPYYIASLNIEQEFFQRTGTYLPFEGIALADTFELLEQQQGELFTRENTERVKKQKAADMFVVIGNPPYNAWQVNENDNNKNRKYETMDKQIAETYAKDSKATLKNALYDPYVKAIRWASKRIGEEGVVAFVTNNGFLDGLAFDGMRKHLAEDFDAIYILDLGGNARKGLKVSDANVFGIRVGVSINLFIKTKQNPSPSGHIFYYQTDELWNKEHKFEFLNEHQHIGAIEWKSIQPDARHTWLTEGLRTEFDAFIPMGTKETKRKKDTAINVIFKTYSSGVTTGRDPWIYNFDQNALANNMHRMIENYNAEVARWAQRTNRSANLDDFVVSDDTKIKWSSTLKQKLKGGQTASFAEAKIRQSIYRPFTKSHLYFDRMVNDRMLVFPFIFPTVETESENRVIIVSDHGFRAGFNTLMANLISDSHILAAQDRFQCFPFYTYDEDGTNRQENITDWALVEFRTHYNDNTITKWDIFHYNYALLHHPTYREKYEMNLKRDLPHIPFAEDFWEFANAGAVLADLHVNYESAPKYDKLKVIETPGIQVDWRVEKMKFSKDKTQLKYNDFLTLDGIPTEVYDYRLGTRSALEWVVDQYRVKTDKRSGIVNDPNREAEPRYIVDLITSVITVSLKTVEIVRNLPTL; this is translated from the coding sequence ATGCCGAAACTCAATCTCAAACCCAACCACAAAGCAATCCGCGACTACTACGCCACGCTGCAGCAATACGAACACCAAGGCATCACACACGAAGGTGCCGTCAGTTCACCTTTTGATACGCTACTCCAATCCTGTGCAAAGCAGATAAACGCCACGCTTGTCCCACAATACCCCATGCGCGCCCGAAAAGGAAACCGTATCGTCATTGACGGCGCAATCCTCGACGAATACGGACTCCCACTCGGCTACTGGGAAGCGAAAGATATAGACGACGACCTCGCCAAAGCCGTGCAGGAGAAACAGAACGTAGGCTATCCGCTCGACAATATCCTCTTTCAAACGCCACAGCGCGCCATCTTATGCCAGAACGGACAGGAGGTACTGGACGTTGACATTACCGAGCCCGCGCATCTGATTGATACCCTGCAATACCTTTTCTCTTATGCCCCACCCGCGCTGGACAATTGGCAGACTGCGGTCTCCGATTTCAGGGAACACGTCCCTGACCTCGCAAGCAAACTAAAGGAACTCATCGAGCAACGCTATGAAACCGATCCAGCCTTCAAGAAAGCGTTCTCCGATTTTTACGAAATCTGCCGCACCGCGATTAACCCCGAACTCTCACAGGATGCAGTCGAGGAGATGCTCATCCAGCATATCCTCACCGAACGCATCTTCAGGACTGTCTTTAACAACTCCGCCTTCACCCGACGAAACATTATCGCACGTGAGATTGAAAACGTCGTTGACGAACTTATCCGACAAGCGTTCAGTCGCGAGGAATTCCTCAAACCTTTAGACCGGTTCTACGTCGCGATTGAGCAAGCCGCGATGCTCTGCAAAGACTTCACCCAAAAACAGCACTTCCTCAACACGTTCTATGAGAAATTCTTTCAGGGGTTCTCCGAAGACGTGGCGGACACACACGGCATCGTCTATACACCGCAACCGATCGTTGATTTCATGGTGAACAGTGTGGCACATATCCTCGAAACCGAGTTCGGTCGATCGCTCTCGGATACGGGGGTGCATATCATTGATCCATTCGTCGGCACGGGCAACTTCATCGTCCGGCTCATGCAGGACATCCAAGGCACCGCGTTAGAGGAGAAATACCGCCACGAGCTCCACTGCAACGAAGTGATGCTACTGCCCTACTACATCGCCAGTCTGAACATTGAACAAGAGTTCTTCCAACGCACAGGGACATATCTACCGTTTGAAGGCATCGCGCTTGCGGATACGTTTGAATTGCTTGAACAGCAGCAAGGCGAGCTCTTCACGCGTGAGAACACAGAACGCGTAAAGAAACAGAAGGCGGCGGATATGTTCGTCGTTATCGGTAACCCACCGTACAACGCTTGGCAGGTTAACGAAAATGATAACAACAAAAATCGCAAATATGAGACGATGGACAAGCAGATCGCAGAGACGTATGCTAAAGACTCCAAAGCAACGCTCAAAAACGCACTCTACGATCCGTATGTGAAAGCGATCCGATGGGCATCAAAGCGGATTGGAGAGGAAGGGGTTGTCGCATTTGTAACAAATAATGGCTTCCTTGACGGTTTGGCGTTTGACGGGATGCGAAAACATCTTGCAGAAGATTTCGACGCGATCTACATTCTGGATTTGGGAGGGAATGCGCGGAAAGGATTAAAGGTTTCTGATGCCAATGTGTTCGGCATTCGGGTTGGGGTGAGCATCAACCTATTTATCAAGACAAAGCAGAATCCATCACCGTCTGGTCATATCTTTTATTATCAAACAGACGAACTATGGAACAAAGAGCATAAATTTGAATTTCTCAATGAACATCAACACATTGGGGCTATTGAGTGGAAATCTATTCAACCGGATGCACGGCACACATGGCTCACCGAAGGGCTCCGCACCGAGTTTGATGCCTTCATCCCAATGGGAACTAAGGAAACGAAGAGAAAAAAAGACACAGCAATAAATGTAATCTTTAAGACTTACAGTAGTGGTGTTACGACCGGACGCGACCCATGGATTTACAACTTCGACCAAAACGCACTTGCTAATAACATGCACAGAATGATTGAGAATTACAATGCCGAGGTCGCTCGATGGGCGCAAAGGACGAACCGAAGTGCCAATCTTGATGATTTTGTAGTGTCAGATGATACGAAAATCAAATGGAGTTCAACCTTAAAACAAAAACTGAAGGGTGGACAAACCGCCTCATTTGCGGAAGCGAAAATCCGACAGTCAATCTATCGTCCCTTTACAAAATCTCACCTCTATTTCGACAGAATGGTAAACGATAGAATGCTTGTATTTCCATTTATCTTTCCTACTGTGGAAACAGAATCGGAAAATAGAGTGATTATCGTTAGCGATCACGGCTTCCGAGCAGGCTTTAATACCCTGATGGCAAATCTGATTTCTGACTCCCACATACTTGCGGCTCAGGACCGCTTTCAATGCTTTCCCTTCTACACCTACGACGAAGATGGCACAAACCGACAGGAAAACATCACCGATTGGGCATTGGTAGAATTCCGAACCCACTACAATGACAACACCATCACCAAATGGGACATCTTCCACTACAACTACGCGCTCCTGCACCATCCTACCTATCGCGAGAAATACGAGATGAACCTCAAGCGCGATCTTCCACATATTCCCTTCGCCGAAGACTTTTGGGAATTTGCCAATGCTGGCGCGGTGTTAGCAGACCTCCACGTTAACTACGAATCCGCTCCGAAATACGATAAACTGAAAGTCATCGAAACACCGGGGATACAGGTAGATTGGCGCGTCGAGAAGATGAAATTCTCCAAAGACAAGACGCAGCTGAAATACAACGATTTCCTCACACTGGACGGCATCCCTACGGAGGTCTACGATTATCGACTCGGCACGCGTTCCGCGTTGGAGTGGGTGGTAGATCAGTATCGTGTTAAGACAGACAAACGGAGCGGCATCGTCAACGACCCGAACCGTGAGGCAGAACCGCGGTATATCGTCGATCTCATCACCAGCGTCATCACCGTCAGCCTAAAGACGGTGGAGATCGTTAGAAACTTGCCTACGTTGTAA
- a CDS encoding thermonuclease family protein — protein sequence MFRYFVVLLTLVGIFNDVSAHNRKIASDGCHREGDSYHCHSADTTIGFISNEARYYEVDRVIDGDTLDFIYSDQGIITTRLYGVDTPEIRKGTKLTKDAKSVLEQGGTTPDHDDYNDLLEAEKKHQLELGAAARQYVEDTLKDKDIFVLFDNSDTFPFIQKDSVGRFLAYVFYTDDTGTRMLNLQLIAEGYAEADYLDAPFRYRWAFIDDDIDAVRENIASVALPEKPVALSPASIHRSFTTFWASLKKRYR from the coding sequence ATGTTTAGATATTTTGTCGTTTTACTCACACTCGTCGGAATCTTCAACGATGTATCCGCACATAACAGGAAGATAGCATCGGACGGCTGTCACCGAGAAGGTGATTCTTATCACTGCCATTCCGCAGATACAACGATAGGTTTTATATCGAACGAAGCCCGTTATTACGAAGTAGACCGGGTTATTGACGGAGACACCCTCGATTTCATCTATAGCGACCAGGGTATCATTACAACACGGCTCTACGGTGTCGATACCCCTGAAATCCGTAAAGGGACAAAACTCACGAAGGATGCGAAATCTGTATTGGAACAAGGCGGCACTACACCTGACCACGATGACTATAACGACCTCTTGGAAGCCGAGAAAAAGCACCAATTGGAACTCGGTGCAGCGGCAAGGCAATACGTTGAGGATACCCTCAAAGACAAGGACATATTCGTACTTTTCGACAATTCTGACACATTTCCGTTTATCCAAAAGGATTCTGTAGGGAGGTTCTTGGCGTACGTGTTTTACACAGATGACACCGGGACTCGCATGCTGAACTTACAACTTATTGCCGAGGGGTATGCCGAAGCCGATTACCTGGACGCTCCGTTCCGATACAGATGGGCATTCATTGATGACGACATAGACGCAGTAAGGGAAAACATTGCGTCTGTAGCACTCCCAGAGAAGCCTGTAGCACTTTCACCTGCATCCATCCATCGCAGCTTCACAACTTTTTGGGCATCGCTCAAGAAGCGATACCGCTAA
- a CDS encoding peroxiredoxin family protein, whose product MPRKNKILNIGDTAPPFTLPSHQREEISLETYREAQNIILTFFRGTWUPNSRRQLSAVQENVKAYTEHTATPLAIAGQWPRELRGYADKNGITFPLLVDKTRNVIKSYGVYHWLSLEAYNIARPATFIIDKTGIIRYMYIGTHQFDLVQQTEVLELLKEIAGLQK is encoded by the coding sequence ATGCCACGAAAAAACAAGATACTCAACATCGGCGACACCGCGCCACCATTCACGCTGCCATCACACCAACGCGAGGAAATATCGCTGGAAACGTATCGCGAAGCGCAAAATATCATCTTAACCTTCTTTCGAGGGACATGGTGACCAAACAGTCGCCGCCAGTTGTCGGCAGTGCAAGAAAACGTCAAAGCATACACAGAACACACAGCGACACCACTCGCCATCGCGGGACAGTGGCCCCGTGAACTCCGAGGCTACGCCGACAAAAACGGCATTACATTCCCTTTGCTGGTGGACAAAACCCGAAACGTCATCAAAAGTTATGGGGTCTACCACTGGCTGAGTTTAGAGGCTTATAACATTGCGCGTCCCGCAACATTCATCATTGACAAAACTGGGATTATCAGATATATGTATATCGGTACACATCAATTCGATCTCGTCCAACAGACAGAAGTCCTCGAATTGCTCAAAGAGATCGCAGGACTACAAAAATGA
- the ribD gene encoding bifunctional diaminohydroxyphosphoribosylaminopyrimidine deaminase/5-amino-6-(5-phosphoribosylamino)uracil reductase RibD, giving the protein MDETHITFMQRALDLARQAKGRTSPNPLVGAVIVKDGKVIGEGYHKKAGTPHAEVHALNAAGENAKGATLYTNLEPCCHWGRTPPCTEALIRAGIAHVYVAEVDPNPSVAGKGVQQLQNAGINVHVGVCEQEASDLNEVHRKYIQTGKPFVILKTAMSLDGKIATASGESQWITSEASRQRGHEVRDAVDAILVGRGTVERDNPSLTTRLHDRKGQDATRIVLDSHGRICRDARIFNAESEAGVIIAVTAEAPRENVNALEKAGAEVITVPAAHSKVCFKRLMEILGKREITSVLIEGGGEINASAIAAGVVDKVMCFVAPKLIGGQNAPGPIGGVGIRSLADAVNLQRINVTPIPEHDLLIEGYL; this is encoded by the coding sequence ATGGACGAAACACATATAACCTTCATGCAACGCGCGCTGGATTTAGCACGGCAGGCAAAGGGACGCACGAGTCCCAATCCGCTCGTTGGGGCGGTCATTGTAAAAGATGGAAAGGTTATCGGTGAAGGGTATCACAAGAAAGCAGGAACGCCGCACGCAGAAGTCCATGCATTGAACGCCGCAGGCGAAAACGCCAAAGGTGCAACGCTTTACACAAACCTTGAGCCGTGTTGTCATTGGGGACGGACACCCCCCTGCACAGAGGCACTGATTCGCGCAGGTATCGCGCACGTCTATGTCGCAGAAGTTGATCCGAATCCGAGTGTCGCAGGCAAAGGTGTCCAACAACTTCAAAATGCGGGTATCAACGTCCATGTAGGTGTCTGTGAACAAGAAGCATCAGACTTGAACGAGGTGCATCGGAAATACATTCAGACGGGCAAGCCGTTTGTGATCCTCAAAACCGCGATGAGTCTCGATGGAAAAATCGCCACCGCCTCTGGCGAATCGCAATGGATTACATCGGAGGCATCGCGACAGCGCGGACACGAGGTTCGGGACGCGGTAGATGCGATTCTTGTCGGTAGAGGCACAGTCGAACGTGACAATCCATCACTAACGACACGACTTCACGATAGAAAAGGACAGGACGCGACCCGGATTGTGTTAGATTCACACGGGAGAATTTGCAGGGATGCACGCATTTTTAATGCCGAAAGCGAGGCAGGCGTTATCATAGCAGTAACGGCAGAGGCACCCCGTGAAAACGTTAACGCTCTCGAAAAGGCAGGTGCGGAAGTTATCACTGTGCCAGCAGCACACAGCAAAGTCTGTTTCAAGCGTTTGATGGAAATATTAGGGAAACGTGAGATAACAAGCGTACTGATAGAAGGCGGTGGTGAGATCAACGCATCGGCGATCGCTGCAGGTGTTGTGGACAAGGTTATGTGCTTCGTTGCGCCCAAACTCATCGGTGGGCAGAATGCGCCTGGACCGATCGGTGGTGTAGGTATCCGCAGTTTAGCTGACGCAGTAAACCTACAGCGAATCAACGTCACACCGATACCTGAGCACGACCTTTTAATTGAGGGATATCTATAA
- a CDS encoding riboflavin synthase encodes MFTGIVEELGKVRSIQVKSQDATLEIQATDVLSDAKVGDSISIDGACLTIRFLTSEVFTVDVSAETLRRTTLGERKVGDSVNLERSLRLSDRLGGHLVLGHVDEVATICGWKDEGDASLMQVTISSATKPYIAYKGSVTVDGVSLTVSNLHADAFEVALIPHTKNVTTLGTKRTGAKVNLEVDIVARYIETLLRNTEEKRDWTDQASTEPLNLNFLSKHGYIS; translated from the coding sequence ATGTTTACCGGAATCGTTGAGGAGCTCGGAAAGGTTAGGAGCATCCAAGTCAAATCTCAAGATGCGACGCTTGAAATTCAGGCGACCGATGTTCTTAGCGATGCGAAAGTCGGGGACAGTATTTCTATTGATGGTGCCTGCCTCACGATCCGTTTTCTCACATCGGAAGTATTCACTGTTGATGTATCCGCTGAGACCTTGCGTCGGACGACATTGGGCGAACGGAAAGTTGGAGACTCCGTTAATTTAGAACGTTCACTTCGACTCAGCGATAGATTAGGTGGACATCTCGTACTCGGACACGTCGATGAAGTAGCAACAATCTGTGGATGGAAAGACGAAGGCGACGCTTCTCTGATGCAGGTAACGATAAGCAGTGCCACCAAACCTTACATCGCATATAAAGGATCGGTTACCGTTGACGGTGTCAGTTTAACTGTATCAAACCTACACGCAGATGCTTTTGAAGTTGCCTTGATTCCACATACGAAGAACGTGACAACCTTAGGAACCAAACGCACCGGTGCGAAGGTTAACCTCGAAGTTGACATCGTCGCACGTTATATTGAAACGCTTCTCAGAAATACCGAGGAAAAGAGGGACTGGACTGACCAAGCCTCTACCGAGCCTCTTAATTTGAACTTTTTATCGAAACACGGCTATATTAGTTAA